A window of Synergistaceae bacterium contains these coding sequences:
- the gatB gene encoding Asp-tRNA(Asn)/Glu-tRNA(Gln) amidotransferase subunit GatB has product MGRAYQPVIGLEIHVQLATKSKLFCSCSTDYIGAEPNSNVCPICLGLPGALPSLNARAVELAVKAALGLSCTVKDGTIFHRKHYFYADLPKAYQVSQFDRPVAEEGELIITGDDGSPKRIGITRLHIEEDAGKLVHSASDGRLEGAEESFADYNRAGVPLAEIVSDPDIGSPREAREYVASLRRLVRYLGVSDGDMDKGSMRVDANISMVQLDEETGKIVLRGERAEIKNMNSMRSVERALEYEIRRQTEALERGATLVRETRHWNDADGVTTSMRSKEAALDYRCMPDPDLGPVRVTEEMLQAIESSLPELPWAREARFIADYSLSEVDAAILVETPALADYYEECVRSGAAPVRASNWVRTEVLRVLNERGVAIESFPVPPRALGELVLMVDGGKLSTTAAKEVYAEMTEGTSLERALEKCGVGGEMSGESLAAVVRKVVDENPDVLAEILSGKDSRGKKRKFLCGLVMRETRGQAESSEVEEMIEALLRER; this is encoded by the coding sequence ATGGGGCGCGCATATCAGCCGGTCATCGGCCTCGAGATACACGTCCAACTCGCGACGAAATCAAAGCTCTTCTGCTCCTGCTCCACTGACTACATCGGGGCGGAGCCGAACAGCAACGTCTGCCCGATATGCCTCGGACTGCCGGGGGCGCTGCCGTCGCTGAACGCCAGAGCGGTAGAGCTGGCCGTGAAGGCCGCGCTCGGCCTCTCCTGCACCGTCAAGGACGGCACGATCTTCCACAGGAAGCACTACTTCTACGCCGACCTCCCCAAGGCCTACCAGGTAAGCCAGTTCGACCGCCCGGTCGCGGAGGAAGGAGAGCTGATCATAACGGGCGACGACGGCTCGCCAAAGCGAATAGGCATTACTCGCCTGCACATTGAAGAGGACGCGGGCAAGCTCGTGCACTCGGCCTCCGACGGCAGGCTGGAGGGGGCGGAGGAGTCCTTCGCGGACTACAACCGAGCGGGGGTGCCCCTCGCGGAGATAGTCTCGGACCCGGACATAGGCTCGCCCAGAGAGGCCAGGGAGTACGTCGCTTCGCTCAGGAGGCTGGTTCGCTACCTCGGAGTGTCCGACGGCGACATGGACAAGGGCTCGATGAGGGTGGACGCCAACATCTCCATGGTCCAGCTTGACGAGGAGACGGGAAAGATAGTGCTGAGGGGGGAGAGGGCGGAGATAAAGAACATGAACTCCATGCGCTCCGTGGAGCGAGCCCTCGAGTACGAGATTCGCAGGCAGACCGAGGCCCTGGAGCGAGGCGCGACTCTTGTGCGCGAGACTCGTCACTGGAACGACGCCGACGGGGTCACCACATCGATGAGGAGCAAGGAGGCGGCGCTCGACTACCGATGCATGCCAGACCCGGACCTGGGCCCGGTGAGAGTGACCGAGGAGATGCTCCAGGCGATCGAAAGCTCCCTGCCGGAGCTGCCGTGGGCCAGGGAGGCACGCTTCATAGCCGACTACTCGTTGAGCGAGGTCGACGCGGCCATCTTGGTCGAGACGCCGGCCCTCGCGGACTACTACGAGGAGTGCGTCCGATCGGGTGCGGCCCCGGTGCGGGCCTCGAACTGGGTGCGCACCGAGGTGCTGCGCGTGCTGAACGAGCGGGGCGTGGCGATAGAGTCCTTCCCCGTCCCCCCGCGTGCGCTGGGAGAGCTGGTTCTCATGGTGGACGGAGGAAAACTCTCGACCACGGCGGCCAAGGAAGTCTACGCGGAGATGACGGAGGGAACGTCCCTTGAGCGGGCCCTTGAAAAGTGCGGAGTCGGCGGGGAGATGTCCGGGGAGTCGCTGGCGGCCGTGGTGCGCAAGGTGGTGGACGAAAACCCGGACGTGCTGGCCGAGATCCTGAGCGGCAAGGACTCCAGGGGAAAGAAGAGGAAGTTCCTGTGCGGCCTCGTGATGAGGGAGACACGGGGACAGGCGGAATCGTCGGAAGTGGAGGAGATGATCGAGGCCCTCTTGAGGGAGCGATGA